From a region of the Bacteroidales bacterium genome:
- a CDS encoding MBL fold metallo-hydrolase has translation MGIKFLSLSSGSSGNCYYIGTDEEGFLIDAGISARRIKKSLAEHGIDMAMIKGVCISHDHADHIAAAGYLGERMGKPIYVTKTALEGMNRNWRMTEKIYTAHRFIFKEISFNLAGFEITPFEVPHDGHDNVGFLVKRDSWCMAFATDLGRITPTVKRFITQAKHLVIESNYDAEMLRNGKYSYFLKRRILGENGHLCNNVCANFLADSFTECNWKNIFLCHLSNENNTPELALRTTTDALLSAGIKVGEEVDVHTLKRDKASELFILD, from the coding sequence ATGGGCATTAAATTTTTAAGTCTTTCAAGTGGAAGTAGCGGTAACTGCTACTATATTGGTACAGATGAAGAGGGTTTTCTGATTGACGCCGGTATTAGTGCCAGAAGGATAAAGAAATCTCTTGCAGAACATGGCATTGATATGGCAATGATTAAGGGCGTTTGTATATCGCACGACCACGCCGACCATATTGCCGCCGCTGGGTATTTGGGAGAACGTATGGGAAAACCTATCTATGTAACCAAAACCGCCTTAGAGGGGATGAACAGAAACTGGAGAATGACCGAGAAGATTTATACTGCTCATAGATTTATTTTTAAAGAGATTAGTTTCAACCTTGCGGGATTTGAGATTACTCCTTTTGAGGTTCCTCACGACGGGCACGACAATGTAGGATTCTTGGTTAAGAGAGATTCTTGGTGTATGGCATTTGCCACCGATCTTGGAAGAATTACTCCCACTGTTAAACGTTTTATTACACAAGCAAAACATTTGGTTATTGAATCGAACTACGATGCCGAGATGTTACGCAATGGAAAATACTCATACTTTCTTAAACGTAGAATTTTAGGCGAAAACGGACACCTTTGCAACAATGTTTGTGCTAACTTTTTAGCAGATAGTTTTACTGAATGCAACTGGAAAAATATTTTCCTTTGCCACTTAAGTAACGAGAACAATACTCCAGAACTTGCTTTAAGAACTACTACCGATGCTCTTTTAAGTGCTGGTATCAAAGTTGGCGAAGAGGTTGATGTTCACACTCTTAAACGAGATAAAGCTTCGGAATTATTTATTTTAGATTAA
- a CDS encoding cell envelope integrity protein CreD, which yields MEKKKNKTVSQSAVKIVVVAVISLLLLIPLVMIKALISDRQSSKSEVEREIEHAYGTSQTIASPYISSTVIEEGTGSELNNCTDCANISYETKLDVKKLHRSIYDVIVYSSNTDMKGVFTIGKDVMNAKRNRVFLKIRDFKGLTNISQLLFGGNTYKMIKEGEYLVADVELPQNIKEGDKIDFALQVALNGTESITFYTDAEETLINISSNYEHPSFYGDFLPLERSVTSDGFKASWSISEMNIPLYAAEVGVSLVDPANSYQKTMRSAKYGILIILLVFVASLFVEFLTRKEINIVQYIVIGLSLVLFYSMLLALSEFISFGYAYLISAIMTIGALIFYFREILKNKSAYLLGLFVTLVYIMNYILLSMEIFSLLTGSLVLFVLLCMVMYLTANLNKSEGNKVESENKL from the coding sequence ATGGAAAAGAAAAAGAACAAAACAGTTTCGCAATCAGCTGTAAAGATTGTAGTTGTAGCAGTAATCTCACTATTATTGCTTATACCCTTAGTAATGATTAAAGCACTTATCTCTGACAGGCAGAGTTCAAAATCAGAAGTAGAAAGAGAGATTGAACATGCCTATGGTACTTCTCAAACAATCGCATCACCATATATCTCATCAACTGTAATAGAGGAGGGAACAGGTTCTGAATTAAATAATTGTACTGATTGTGCAAATATCTCTTATGAGACAAAATTAGATGTAAAGAAATTACATCGATCTATATATGACGTAATTGTATATAGCTCCAATACAGATATGAAGGGAGTATTTACAATTGGTAAAGATGTGATGAACGCAAAAAGGAATAGAGTTTTTCTCAAGATTAGAGATTTTAAGGGACTAACGAATATTTCTCAACTTCTCTTTGGAGGAAATACCTATAAAATGATAAAGGAAGGAGAATATTTGGTGGCTGATGTTGAACTCCCCCAAAATATAAAAGAAGGAGATAAAATAGATTTTGCGTTGCAAGTAGCCCTAAATGGAACCGAATCGATAACTTTCTATACAGATGCCGAAGAGACATTAATAAATATCTCGTCTAATTACGAGCATCCCAGTTTTTATGGAGATTTTCTGCCTTTAGAAAGAAGTGTAACATCTGATGGATTTAAAGCATCATGGAGTATCTCAGAGATGAATATACCATTATATGCTGCAGAAGTTGGGGTCTCATTGGTAGATCCTGCAAATTCATATCAAAAAACTATGCGTTCGGCAAAATATGGAATACTTATAATATTGCTTGTATTTGTAGCAAGTTTATTCGTAGAGTTCCTTACTCGCAAAGAGATAAATATTGTTCAATATATAGTTATAGGACTATCGCTTGTTCTTTTCTATTCAATGTTGTTGGCACTCTCTGAGTTTATAAGTTTTGGATATGCCTATTTAATATCGGCTATTATGACCATAGGGGCATTAATTTTCTACTTTAGAGAAATATTAAAGAATAAAAGTGCATATCTATTAGGATTGTTTGTAACGTTAGTTTATATAATGAACTATATATTATTAAGTATGGAAATCTTCTCATTACTTACAGGCTCATTAGTATTGTTTGTCCTATTATGTATGGTAATGTATTTAACGGCAAACCTTAACAAAAGTGAAGGAAACAAAGTAGAGTCAGAGAATAAACTTTAA
- a CDS encoding dipeptidase codes for MEVKKYIKENEERFLEELFSLIRIPSISAKKEHKGDLIACAERWKTLLLEAGADKAEIMPSAGNPLVYAEKFVDANAKTILIYSHYDVMPAEPLELWNSNPFEPVVKDERIWARGADDDKGQAMIQVKAFEYVVKNNLLKNNIKFIFEGEEEIGSPSLNAFLKEHKELLKADIILVSDTSMLSAELPSLTTGLRGLAYWQVEVTGPNRDLHSGHFGGAVANPINVLCEMIAKMTDEDGRITIPGFYDDVEELSKEERDMIASIPFDEESYKKAIGVKALRGEKGYATLERNSCRPSFDVCGIWGGYTQEGSKTVLPSKAYAKVSCRLVAHQEHNKISKMFEEYFTSIAPDCVEVKVTPSHGGEGYVCPISLPAYKAAELGFEKAFGKKPLAVRRGGSIPIISDFEKILGIKTILMGFGLESDAIHSPNENFRLDIFRKGIEAVIEFHKNFK; via the coding sequence ATGGAGGTAAAAAAATATATTAAGGAGAACGAAGAGAGATTCTTAGAGGAACTTTTTTCATTGATTAGAATTCCAAGTATTAGTGCTAAAAAAGAGCATAAGGGAGATTTGATTGCTTGTGCCGAGAGATGGAAAACTTTACTTTTAGAGGCCGGTGCTGATAAAGCAGAGATTATGCCATCGGCTGGTAATCCGCTTGTATATGCCGAGAAGTTTGTTGACGCTAATGCTAAAACTATTCTTATATACTCCCATTACGATGTTATGCCTGCTGAACCTTTGGAATTGTGGAACAGCAACCCCTTTGAGCCTGTTGTTAAAGATGAGAGGATTTGGGCTCGCGGTGCTGATGATGATAAAGGTCAGGCTATGATTCAGGTTAAGGCTTTTGAGTATGTAGTAAAAAATAATCTCCTTAAAAATAATATTAAGTTTATTTTTGAAGGTGAGGAAGAGATTGGTTCACCAAGCCTTAATGCTTTCTTAAAAGAACATAAGGAGCTTTTAAAGGCTGATATTATTTTAGTATCAGATACAAGTATGTTGAGTGCTGAACTACCTTCACTAACTACCGGTCTGCGTGGTTTGGCTTATTGGCAAGTGGAAGTTACCGGACCTAACAGAGATTTACACTCCGGTCACTTTGGCGGTGCTGTTGCAAATCCTATTAATGTCTTGTGCGAAATGATTGCTAAAATGACAGATGAGGATGGCAGAATAACTATTCCCGGTTTTTATGATGATGTTGAGGAGCTATCAAAAGAGGAACGCGATATGATTGCCTCTATACCTTTTGATGAAGAGAGTTACAAGAAGGCTATCGGAGTGAAGGCTCTTCGCGGAGAGAAGGGCTATGCTACTCTTGAACGCAATAGTTGTCGCCCATCATTTGACGTATGCGGTATTTGGGGAGGTTATACTCAAGAGGGTAGTAAAACCGTATTACCATCAAAGGCGTATGCCAAGGTTTCGTGCCGATTGGTTGCTCACCAAGAGCATAACAAGATTTCTAAAATGTTTGAGGAGTATTTTACCTCTATTGCTCCTGATTGTGTTGAGGTTAAGGTTACTCCTTCGCATGGTGGCGAGGGCTATGTTTGCCCCATATCTCTCCCTGCTTACAAGGCTGCCGAATTAGGATTTGAAAAGGCATTCGGAAAGAAACCTCTTGCAGTTCGCCGCGGTGGCAGTATTCCTATCATTAGCGACTTTGAGAAGATTTTAGGCATCAAAACCATTCTTATGGGATTTGGATTGGAGAGCGATGCTATTCACTCGCCTAACGAAAACTTCAGATTAGATATTTTCAGAAAAGGAATTGAGGCAGTTATTGAATTCCACAAGAACTTTAAATAA
- a CDS encoding PCMD domain-containing protein has product MKRIFIIVSALLYIGITQGVSAQYVEKLPFGDMEQWQTRVIKESFLLGGDTKKLYDIAPNVEIKGATPYRRNNISPWASSNVLAAPAGIVKTSCSVRPEKRGNGYCARLEVVEERCKAIGIVNIVVVASGSVFLGGMAEPVKTAKDPMSKLDQGIPFTKRPIALQFDYKTKREKQVYRATGSPKISKLEGTDNAEAMMLLIHRWEDEDGNVFAKRVGTAIEKFGSDVLEWVNDYQIPVHYGDITKEPFYKSYMGLINTSSPNPYYTTNSKGKMVPVQEVGWAEPGVEPTHMILKISSSDLGPYVGTVGSVFWLDNVELVYDKQP; this is encoded by the coding sequence ATGAAGAGAATATTTATAATAGTGTCAGCACTTCTGTATATAGGTATAACACAAGGAGTATCTGCCCAATATGTTGAGAAGTTACCATTCGGTGATATGGAACAGTGGCAAACACGAGTAATAAAAGAGTCGTTTTTGTTGGGAGGTGATACAAAAAAATTGTACGATATTGCCCCCAATGTCGAAATAAAAGGAGCAACTCCATACCGAAGAAACAATATCTCGCCATGGGCATCATCAAATGTATTGGCTGCTCCTGCCGGAATTGTTAAGACAAGTTGCTCAGTAAGACCAGAGAAGAGAGGCAACGGATATTGTGCAAGATTAGAGGTAGTAGAGGAGAGGTGTAAAGCAATAGGAATTGTAAATATAGTAGTGGTTGCATCCGGCTCAGTATTTTTAGGCGGTATGGCAGAGCCTGTAAAAACTGCAAAAGATCCAATGTCAAAGTTAGATCAAGGAATACCATTTACAAAACGCCCCATTGCTCTACAATTTGATTATAAAACAAAACGCGAGAAACAAGTATACAGAGCAACAGGAAGTCCCAAAATCTCAAAATTGGAGGGAACAGATAATGCCGAGGCTATGATGCTCTTGATTCATCGCTGGGAAGATGAAGATGGTAATGTGTTTGCAAAACGTGTAGGAACAGCAATAGAGAAATTTGGAAGCGATGTATTAGAGTGGGTAAACGATTACCAAATACCTGTTCACTATGGCGACATAACAAAAGAGCCATTCTACAAAAGTTATATGGGGTTAATAAATACATCATCTCCTAATCCATACTACACAACCAATAGTAAAGGAAAGATGGTGCCTGTACAAGAGGTAGGATGGGCTGAGCCGGGTGTTGAGCCAACACATATGATTTTAAAAATATCATCAAGTGACTTAGGTCCATACGTTGGAACAGTAGGAAGCGTATTTTGGTTGGATAATGTAGAGTTGGTATATGATAAACAACCATAA
- the fabD gene encoding ACP S-malonyltransferase translates to MKAYVFPGQGSQFPGMGKELYENNSEAKAMFDKANEILGFDIADIMFNGTEEDLRQTKVTQPAVFLYSVALAKSMGEEFTPDMTAGHSLGEFSALVAAGALSFEEGLKLVAARALAMQKACEMTPSTMAAVLKLSDETVEEICAEIKDGVVVAANYNCPGQIVISGEEPAIDAACQKLLEAGAKRALKLKVGGAFHSPLMEPAREELAAAIEKAEFKTPKCPIYQNVTAQAETNPEIIKENLVAQLTAPVRWTQSVMNMINDGATSFTEVGPGNVLQGLVSKINNTVEVSGVK, encoded by the coding sequence ATGAAAGCATACGTATTTCCCGGACAGGGATCACAATTCCCCGGTATGGGCAAAGAACTTTACGAGAATAATAGCGAGGCTAAAGCAATGTTTGACAAAGCCAACGAGATATTAGGTTTTGATATTGCAGATATTATGTTTAATGGTACCGAGGAAGATCTTAGACAAACTAAAGTTACTCAACCTGCTGTTTTTTTATACTCTGTTGCATTGGCAAAGAGTATGGGTGAGGAGTTCACTCCTGATATGACTGCCGGTCACTCTCTTGGAGAGTTCTCGGCTTTGGTTGCCGCTGGTGCTTTATCGTTTGAAGAGGGATTGAAACTTGTTGCCGCACGTGCTTTAGCCATGCAAAAGGCTTGCGAAATGACACCCTCTACTATGGCTGCCGTTCTTAAACTCTCAGACGAGACAGTTGAAGAGATTTGTGCCGAGATTAAAGATGGTGTTGTTGTTGCAGCAAACTACAACTGTCCCGGTCAGATTGTTATTTCAGGAGAGGAGCCTGCTATTGATGCTGCTTGTCAAAAACTTTTAGAGGCCGGTGCCAAACGTGCTCTTAAACTTAAAGTTGGTGGTGCATTTCACTCACCATTAATGGAGCCTGCAAGAGAAGAACTTGCTGCCGCTATTGAGAAAGCAGAGTTCAAAACTCCAAAATGTCCGATATATCAAAATGTTACAGCTCAAGCAGAAACTAATCCTGAGATTATCAAAGAAAACTTGGTTGCTCAACTAACTGCTCCTGTTAGATGGACTCAATCTGTTATGAATATGATTAACGATGGTGCTACTTCATTCACTGAGGTTGGACCCGGTAACGTTCTTCAAGGTTTAGTTTCAAAGATAAACAACACTGTTGAGGTAAGTGGAGTAAAATAA
- a CDS encoding DUF3127 domain-containing protein codes for MEVKGKVVTVLPLQSGTSQAGNQWKKQEIVIETHDQFPKKICLTLFGDRVDQYPVAQNDEIVASIDIESREYNGRWYTNINAWKIEKATADAAPAPQPAPMPTFEPQSEVDELPF; via the coding sequence ATGGAAGTTAAAGGAAAAGTAGTAACAGTATTGCCACTACAAAGTGGAACAAGTCAAGCAGGAAATCAATGGAAGAAACAAGAGATTGTAATCGAAACTCACGATCAATTTCCTAAAAAAATATGTCTTACACTATTTGGAGATAGAGTAGATCAATATCCGGTAGCTCAAAACGATGAAATAGTTGCAAGCATAGATATAGAGAGTAGAGAGTATAACGGACGTTGGTACACAAATATTAATGCGTGGAAAATAGAAAAAGCAACAGCAGACGCAGCTCCTGCACCACAACCAGCACCAATGCCAACCTTTGAACCACAATCAGAAGTTGATGAGTTGCCTTTCTAA
- a CDS encoding M20 family metallo-hydrolase, producing the protein MNSEVIDEILYDSTSLLKKMISLPSHSREESEVADLLVEFVKNKITSCEVNRIGNNVWVVSKEFNDTKPTILLNSHIDTVKPVEGWSRNPYSALEEEGKLFGLGSNDAGASVIALLAAFRVLVDSNQKYNLIFAASAEEEVSGKNGMECLIKQLPDISFAIVGEPTNMRPATAEKGLMVLDCSVKGVSGHAARNEGVNAIYKAIKTIEGIKSYKFEKVSPLLGEVKLTVTGINAGTQHNVIPDVCSFMIDVRPNGMYSNVEVWEILKGQFPECEFTPRSTRLNSSSIDENHPFMQRCNLLGLESFGSPTLSDQALIPYTSVKIGPGDSARSHTADEFVYFSEIREAIELYVRLLDGLQI; encoded by the coding sequence ATGAACAGCGAGGTTATTGATGAGATTTTATACGACTCTACGTCTCTTCTCAAAAAGATGATTTCACTTCCCTCTCATAGCAGAGAGGAGAGTGAGGTTGCCGATTTATTGGTTGAGTTTGTTAAAAACAAGATTACTTCTTGCGAGGTTAATCGCATTGGCAACAACGTATGGGTTGTAAGCAAAGAGTTTAACGACACAAAGCCCACAATACTTCTCAACTCCCATATTGACACCGTTAAACCTGTTGAGGGATGGAGCCGTAATCCTTACTCTGCGTTGGAAGAGGAGGGTAAATTATTTGGATTAGGCAGTAACGATGCAGGGGCTTCGGTTATTGCTCTGTTGGCGGCTTTTAGGGTATTGGTTGATAGCAATCAAAAATACAATCTTATCTTTGCCGCCTCAGCCGAGGAGGAGGTTTCAGGAAAGAATGGCATGGAGTGTTTAATCAAGCAACTCCCCGATATATCATTTGCTATTGTTGGCGAGCCTACAAATATGAGACCTGCCACCGCCGAAAAGGGGTTGATGGTTTTGGATTGTAGTGTCAAGGGTGTTTCGGGACATGCTGCAAGAAACGAGGGTGTTAATGCAATATATAAAGCCATTAAGACTATTGAGGGCATTAAGAGTTATAAGTTTGAAAAGGTTTCACCTCTTTTAGGAGAAGTTAAATTAACAGTAACCGGCATTAATGCCGGTACTCAGCACAATGTTATTCCTGACGTTTGCTCTTTTATGATTGACGTTAGACCTAATGGGATGTACTCTAATGTTGAAGTATGGGAGATATTAAAAGGGCAATTTCCCGAATGTGAGTTTACTCCTCGCTCTACAAGACTAAACTCTTCAAGCATAGATGAAAACCATCCATTTATGCAACGTTGCAACTTGCTAGGACTTGAATCGTTTGGCTCTCCTACCCTTTCGGATCAGGCTCTTATCCCATATACTTCGGTAAAGATTGGACCGGGCGACTCTGCTCGTTCTCACACTGCCGATGAGTTTGTATATTTTAGCGAGATCAGAGAGGCCATTGAACTTTATGTCAGGTTGCTTGACGGGCTACAAATATAG